From Thermomonas sp. XSG, one genomic window encodes:
- the der gene encoding ribosome biogenesis GTPase Der yields the protein MLPLVALVGRPNVGKSTLFNALTRTRDALVHDEPGVTRDRNYGVCRLLEGRPFVLVDTGGIAGQDEGLAGATAKQSRAAAEEADLILFVVDGREGASSLDDDILRWLRKLSKPTLLIVNKTDGIDQRAAQAEFSRYGFADVLPVSSAHRTGIDQLLARTAALLPEVGSAETLDDDPTRVRIAFVGRPNVGKSTLVNRILGEERMIASEVPGTTRDSIAVDLERDGRKYRLIDTAGLRRRARVEEAVEKFSAFKTLQAIEQCQVAVLMLDASEGVTDQDATVLGAVLDAGRALVIVLNKWDGRTDYERQQAEALVARKLSFVDWAERVRISALHGSGLRELFKAIHRAHASATHVFSTADVTRAIEAAYTANPPPVVRGHVAKLRFAHPGGDTPPTFVVHGTRLKTLSSTYQRYLENFFRKRFKLVGTPIRFVFRENSNPYEGKKNVLTERQIEKKRRLMRHVKRGG from the coding sequence ATGCTTCCCCTCGTAGCCCTGGTCGGGCGCCCCAATGTCGGAAAGTCCACGCTCTTCAATGCGTTGACGCGCACCCGCGACGCGCTGGTGCACGACGAGCCGGGCGTGACCCGCGACCGCAACTACGGCGTGTGCCGGCTGCTTGAAGGGCGGCCATTCGTGCTGGTCGACACCGGCGGCATCGCCGGGCAGGACGAAGGGCTGGCGGGCGCCACCGCCAAGCAGTCGCGCGCCGCCGCCGAAGAGGCCGACCTGATCCTGTTCGTGGTCGATGGTCGCGAAGGCGCGTCGTCGCTGGATGACGACATCCTGCGCTGGCTGCGCAAGCTGTCGAAGCCGACCCTGCTGATCGTCAACAAGACCGACGGCATCGACCAGCGCGCGGCGCAGGCCGAATTTTCGCGCTACGGCTTTGCCGATGTGCTGCCGGTCTCCAGCGCGCACCGCACCGGCATCGACCAGTTGCTGGCACGGACGGCGGCGCTGCTCCCGGAGGTTGGCAGCGCCGAGACGCTGGACGACGACCCGACCCGCGTCCGGATCGCCTTCGTCGGCCGCCCGAACGTGGGCAAGTCCACATTGGTGAACCGCATCCTCGGCGAGGAGCGGATGATCGCCTCGGAAGTGCCCGGCACCACTCGCGACTCGATCGCGGTGGACCTGGAGCGTGATGGCCGCAAGTACCGCCTGATCGATACCGCCGGCCTGCGCCGGCGCGCGCGGGTGGAAGAGGCGGTGGAGAAATTCTCCGCGTTCAAGACCCTGCAGGCGATCGAGCAGTGCCAGGTGGCAGTGCTGATGCTGGACGCCAGCGAAGGCGTCACCGACCAGGACGCGACCGTGCTGGGTGCCGTGCTGGATGCGGGACGCGCACTGGTGATCGTGCTCAATAAATGGGACGGCCGCACCGATTACGAGCGCCAGCAGGCGGAGGCGCTGGTGGCGCGCAAACTGAGCTTCGTCGACTGGGCCGAGCGCGTGCGCATTTCCGCGCTGCACGGTTCCGGCCTGCGCGAGCTGTTCAAGGCCATCCACCGCGCCCACGCGTCGGCGACGCATGTCTTCAGCACCGCCGACGTGACCCGTGCGATCGAGGCGGCCTACACCGCCAACCCGCCGCCGGTGGTGCGCGGGCATGTCGCCAAGCTGCGCTTCGCCCATCCGGGTGGCGACACGCCGCCCACCTTCGTCGTGCATGGCACCCGCCTGAAGACGCTCAGCTCCACCTACCAGCGCTATCTGGAGAACTTCTTCCGCAAGCGCTTCAAGCTGGTGGGAACGCCGATCCGCTTCGTGTTCCGGGAGAACAGCAATCCCTACGAAGGCAAGAAGAACGTGCTGACCGAGCGCCAGATCGAGAAGAAGCGGCGCTTGATGCGACACGTCAAGCGCGGCGGCTGA
- a CDS encoding DUF2721 domain-containing protein — protein MLQTTANAIGHHAILTAMLAPAFFLTATAGLLASANTRLARVVDRLRVLIASWEHDATDAGEREEQIRRHRQRAHLVLRACRLLYGALASFVGTSLALATDALVGFRMGALPTAMAVLGVLFLLAASIAMWREVSLAVKSFDLELDHSMAAPRRPTAPEDPAGR, from the coding sequence ATGCTGCAGACCACCGCCAACGCCATCGGCCACCACGCGATCCTGACCGCGATGCTGGCCCCGGCCTTCTTCCTCACCGCCACCGCCGGCCTGCTGGCCTCTGCCAATACCCGGCTGGCGCGGGTCGTGGACAGACTGCGCGTGCTGATCGCCAGCTGGGAGCACGATGCAACCGACGCCGGCGAGCGCGAGGAGCAGATCCGCCGCCACCGCCAGCGCGCGCACCTGGTGCTGCGGGCCTGCCGTCTGCTGTACGGCGCCCTGGCCAGCTTCGTCGGCACCAGCCTGGCGCTGGCCACCGATGCGCTGGTGGGATTCCGGATGGGGGCACTGCCCACCGCGATGGCGGTACTGGGCGTGTTGTTCCTGCTGGCCGCCAGCATCGCCATGTGGCGCGAGGTCAGCCTGGCGGTGAAAAGCTTCGATCTCGAGCTGGACCACAGCATGGCTGCACCGCGACGCCCGACCGCACCAGAAGACCCCGCGGGCCGCTGA
- a CDS encoding molybdenum cofactor guanylyltransferase: MLATELSLGILAGGRASRLGGRDKAWIERDGLPQVLRIARRFGGECGAVLVSANRDLPRYARHGLEAVPDRRPDVGPLAGLEALAAACTTPWLFTLPVDIVDTDADLLRLLANAGGQGAVAADDDGLQPLVALYRVDALRAALASALAGGEHSVRAMQAALALPVVACEGRRFGNLNTPDDLVAAGCAPE, translated from the coding sequence ATGCTGGCGACGGAGCTGAGCCTGGGCATCCTGGCAGGTGGCCGCGCAAGCCGGTTGGGCGGGCGCGACAAGGCCTGGATCGAACGCGACGGCCTGCCACAGGTGCTGCGCATCGCGCGCAGGTTCGGCGGTGAATGCGGGGCCGTGCTGGTGAGCGCCAACCGCGATCTGCCGCGCTATGCCCGACACGGACTGGAAGCGGTGCCGGACCGCCGGCCCGATGTTGGCCCGCTGGCCGGGCTGGAGGCGCTGGCTGCAGCTTGCACCACGCCGTGGCTGTTCACCCTGCCGGTGGACATCGTGGATACCGATGCCGATCTGCTGCGACTGCTGGCGAACGCGGGCGGGCAGGGCGCGGTGGCGGCCGACGACGATGGGTTGCAGCCGCTGGTGGCGCTGTATCGCGTGGATGCGCTGCGCGCTGCGCTGGCTTCCGCACTGGCGGGAGGCGAGCATTCGGTGCGGGCGATGCAGGCGGCGCTGGCGTTGCCTGTGGTCGCCTGCGAGGGCCGGCGCTTCGGCAATCTCAATACCCCCGACGATCTCGTTGCGGCCGGCTGCGCGCCGGAGTGA
- the moeB gene encoding molybdopterin-synthase adenylyltransferase MoeB: MSVRSLSPAAAYARQQAGALLIDVRAAHEQALGMAEGALGIVREDLLKDPAAHLPDHDAEILLLCQAGTRSLACVQALQALGYRNLASVEGGTRAWEAGALPMRKPDIDADFGERYSRHLRLPEVGLDGQKKLEAARVLLVGAGGLGAPAAFYLAAAGIGHLRIADDDVVDRSNLQRQILHADARIGMPKVESAAIALSALNPRTRIEPVRERVAAGNVELLLEGVDVVLDGGDNFPVRYLLNDACVHLGKPLVHGAVHRFEGQVSVFDAGRRRGQAPCYRCLFPEPPPAEAAPNCAEAGVLGVLPGVIGLLQATEAIKLVLGIGESLAGRLLQFDALAMRFREFRVEPDPQCPVCAPDRAFTGYPDYMALCAGAD, translated from the coding sequence ATGAGCGTTCGCAGTCTTTCCCCCGCCGCCGCCTACGCCCGCCAGCAGGCAGGTGCGCTGCTGATTGACGTGCGCGCCGCCCACGAGCAGGCGCTGGGCATGGCCGAGGGCGCGCTGGGCATCGTCCGCGAAGATCTGCTGAAGGATCCGGCCGCACACCTGCCGGACCATGACGCGGAAATCCTGCTGTTGTGCCAGGCCGGAACGCGTTCGCTGGCCTGCGTGCAGGCGCTGCAGGCGCTGGGCTATCGCAACCTCGCGTCGGTGGAAGGCGGCACGCGCGCCTGGGAGGCCGGCGCGCTGCCAATGCGCAAGCCCGACATCGACGCCGATTTCGGCGAACGCTATTCGCGCCACCTGCGCCTGCCGGAAGTCGGGCTGGACGGGCAGAAAAAGCTCGAAGCCGCGCGCGTGCTGTTGGTGGGCGCAGGCGGCTTGGGCGCGCCGGCGGCGTTTTATCTGGCCGCCGCCGGCATCGGCCACCTGCGCATCGCCGACGACGACGTGGTGGACCGCAGCAACCTGCAACGGCAGATCCTCCACGCCGACGCCCGCATCGGCATGCCGAAGGTGGAGTCCGCGGCCATCGCGCTGTCCGCGCTCAACCCGCGCACCCGCATCGAACCGGTGCGCGAACGGGTTGCAGCAGGCAATGTCGAACTCCTGCTCGAAGGCGTGGACGTGGTGCTCGACGGTGGCGACAACTTCCCGGTGCGCTACCTGCTCAACGACGCCTGCGTGCATCTTGGCAAGCCGCTGGTGCATGGCGCGGTGCATCGCTTCGAGGGGCAGGTCAGCGTGTTCGATGCCGGGCGGCGACGCGGGCAGGCACCGTGCTACCGCTGCCTGTTCCCGGAGCCGCCACCGGCCGAGGCCGCGCCGAACTGTGCCGAAGCCGGCGTGCTTGGCGTGCTGCCCGGCGTGATCGGCCTGTTGCAGGCCACCGAGGCGATCAAGCTGGTGCTGGGCATCGGCGAATCGCTGGCGGGCCGGCTGCTGCAGTTCGATGCGCTGGCGATGCGTTTCCGGGAATTCCGCGTGGAGCCCGACCCGCAGTGTCCGGTTTGCGCGCCGGATCGCGCTTTTACTGGCTATCCCGACTACATGGCGCTGTGCGCCGGAGCTGACTGA
- the guaA gene encoding glutamine-hydrolyzing GMP synthase — protein sequence MTNIHTDKILILDFGAQYTQLIARRIREFGVYCEIWAWDHDPAEIAAFGAKGIILSGGPESTTEAGCPAAPPQVFDAGVPILGICYGMQTLAVQLGGATEAGNQREFGHAALEIIAEDALLSKVATTDALRNVWMSHGDHVARAPEGFVVTAQTDRLGIAALANDAKKIYGVQFHPEVTHTAAGEALLRRFAVDICGCATLWTAANIIEDQIARVREQVGSDEVILGLSGGVDSSVVAALLHRAIGDQLTCVFVDTGLLRWQEGDAVMAMFAEHMGVKVIRVNAADRYFKALAGVSDPEAKRKIIGGLFVEIFDEESNKLKNAKWLAQGTIYPDVIESAGSKTGKAHVIKSHHNVGGLPEHMKLGLVEPLRELFKDEVRRLGVELGLPREMVYRHPFPGPGLGVRILGEVKPEYAELLAQADAIFIDELRKAGLYDKTSQAFAVFLPVKSVGVVGDARAYEWVIALRAVETIDFMTAHWAHLPYDFLGTVSNRIINELRGVSRVVYDISGKPPATIEWE from the coding sequence ATGACCAACATCCACACCGACAAGATCCTGATTCTCGACTTCGGCGCGCAGTACACCCAGCTGATCGCCCGCCGCATCCGCGAGTTCGGGGTGTACTGCGAGATCTGGGCGTGGGACCACGATCCGGCCGAGATCGCGGCCTTCGGCGCCAAGGGCATCATCCTGTCGGGTGGCCCGGAGTCGACCACCGAAGCCGGCTGCCCCGCGGCGCCACCGCAGGTGTTCGATGCAGGGGTGCCGATCCTCGGCATCTGCTACGGGATGCAGACGCTGGCGGTGCAGCTGGGCGGCGCCACCGAGGCCGGCAACCAGCGCGAATTCGGCCATGCCGCGCTGGAGATCATCGCCGAGGACGCGTTGCTCTCGAAGGTGGCCACGACCGACGCGCTGCGCAACGTGTGGATGAGCCACGGCGACCACGTCGCCCGCGCGCCGGAAGGCTTTGTGGTGACGGCGCAGACCGATCGCCTCGGCATTGCCGCCCTCGCCAATGACGCGAAGAAGATCTATGGCGTTCAGTTCCATCCGGAAGTGACCCACACCGCCGCCGGCGAGGCGCTGCTGCGCCGCTTCGCGGTGGACATCTGCGGCTGCGCCACCCTGTGGACGGCGGCCAACATCATCGAAGACCAGATCGCCCGCGTGCGCGAGCAGGTCGGTTCCGACGAGGTGATCCTCGGCCTGTCCGGCGGCGTGGATTCTTCGGTGGTCGCGGCGCTGTTGCACCGGGCGATCGGCGACCAGCTGACCTGCGTGTTCGTAGATACCGGCCTGCTGCGCTGGCAGGAGGGCGATGCGGTGATGGCGATGTTCGCCGAGCACATGGGCGTCAAAGTGATCCGCGTCAACGCCGCCGACCGCTATTTCAAGGCGCTGGCCGGTGTCAGCGACCCGGAGGCCAAGCGCAAGATCATCGGCGGCCTGTTCGTCGAGATCTTCGATGAGGAGTCGAACAAGCTGAAGAACGCCAAGTGGCTGGCGCAGGGCACGATCTACCCCGACGTGATCGAGTCGGCCGGCAGCAAGACCGGCAAGGCCCATGTCATCAAGAGCCACCACAACGTCGGTGGCCTGCCCGAGCACATGAAGCTCGGGCTGGTGGAGCCGTTGCGCGAGCTGTTCAAGGACGAAGTGCGCAGGCTGGGAGTCGAACTCGGCCTGCCGCGCGAGATGGTCTACCGGCACCCGTTCCCGGGTCCCGGCCTGGGCGTGCGCATCCTCGGCGAAGTGAAACCGGAGTACGCCGAGCTGCTGGCGCAGGCGGATGCGATCTTCATCGACGAACTGCGCAAGGCCGGCCTGTACGACAAGACCTCGCAGGCCTTCGCGGTGTTCCTGCCGGTGAAGTCGGTGGGCGTGGTCGGCGATGCCCGTGCCTACGAATGGGTGATCGCGCTGCGCGCGGTCGAGACCATCGACTTCATGACCGCGCACTGGGCGCACCTGCCGTATGACTTCCTCGGCACGGTCAGCAACCGCATCATCAACGAGCTGCGCGGCGTCTCGCGCGTGGTCTACGACATCTCCGGCAAGCCGCCGGCGACGATCGAGTGGGAATGA
- a CDS encoding DUF2272 domain-containing protein, which translates to MIDFAWMRRLLASGLLLFAGQAFATDQCPTLAQRQSDPQVATRIAAIACDEHLRWNRPFIDADGRLASLNAYEAEANGLKDGGSPWRRVAFYWQASGLLSPMGFKPGASDCGYAALNLAYPGLGCRGFVIDNPWSAAFISWVMQRAGVPGFRSSASHFDYVRAARKDDAGSPYRFLEPMSAKLEAGDMLCYVRTGRVYGHDGLLKAIDGSTTSLPMHCDLIVATVDGKAYAVGGNVQQAVTMRIFNLNAQGQLWGLPRRSDGDVECSPETLLACSFNRQDWAAVLKLKPQVELAKIGPVEPPSFLPSAPVAPTCCVNCVVGSGVPRCPAAGQVVPQVAQPDAPLQGSE; encoded by the coding sequence ATGATCGATTTCGCATGGATGCGTCGCCTGCTGGCCTCGGGCCTGCTGTTGTTCGCCGGGCAGGCGTTTGCCACCGACCAGTGCCCGACGCTGGCGCAGCGCCAGTCCGACCCGCAGGTGGCCACCCGTATCGCCGCCATCGCTTGCGACGAACACCTGCGCTGGAACCGGCCGTTCATTGACGCCGACGGAAGGCTGGCCAGCCTCAATGCCTACGAGGCTGAAGCCAACGGGCTGAAGGATGGTGGCTCGCCGTGGCGGCGGGTGGCGTTCTACTGGCAGGCCAGCGGCCTGTTGTCGCCGATGGGGTTCAAGCCTGGGGCCAGCGATTGCGGTTACGCCGCGCTCAACCTTGCGTACCCGGGCCTGGGCTGCCGCGGCTTCGTCATCGACAACCCGTGGTCCGCCGCCTTCATCAGCTGGGTGATGCAGCGTGCCGGCGTGCCGGGGTTCCGCAGCTCGGCCAGCCATTTCGATTACGTGCGCGCGGCGCGCAAGGATGACGCCGGCAGTCCGTACCGCTTTCTGGAACCGATGTCGGCGAAGCTGGAAGCCGGCGACATGCTCTGCTACGTGCGCACCGGCCGCGTGTATGGCCACGATGGTCTGCTGAAGGCGATCGACGGCAGCACCACCAGCCTGCCGATGCATTGCGACCTGATCGTCGCGACCGTCGACGGCAAGGCCTATGCGGTGGGCGGCAACGTGCAGCAGGCGGTGACCATGCGCATCTTCAACCTCAATGCGCAGGGCCAGCTGTGGGGTTTGCCGCGCCGCTCGGATGGCGATGTGGAATGCTCGCCGGAGACGCTGCTCGCCTGCAGCTTCAACCGACAGGACTGGGCGGCGGTGCTCAAGCTCAAGCCTCAGGTGGAGCTGGCGAAGATCGGCCCGGTGGAGCCGCCCAGCTTCCTGCCCAGCGCACCGGTGGCGCCGACCTGCTGCGTGAACTGCGTGGTGGGCTCGGGCGTGCCGCGCTGCCCCGCCGCTGGCCAGGTAGTGCCGCAGGTGGCACAGCCGGACGCGCCGCTGCAGGGTTCGGAATAG
- the guaB gene encoding IMP dehydrogenase, with the protein MLRILAEALTYDDVSLVPAHSVVLPKDVSLETRLTRDLRIRLPIASAAMDTVSEARLAVAMAQLGGISIIHKNMTAQAQASQVAWVKNFEAGVIRDPFTVGPDTSIGEVLKLTRARNISGVPVVDESGHLVGIVTGRDMRFEKKLDDPIRHIMTKKEKLVTVKEGASDDEVMGLLHKHRIEKVLVVNDDFELRGLITVKDIQKKSDNPNAAYDASERLLVGAAVGVGGDTEQRVEALVAAGVDVVVVDTAHGHSQGVIERVAWVKKRFPQVQVVGGNIVTGDAALALMDAGADAVKVGVGPGSICTTRIVAGVGVPQITAIDIVASALQDRIPLIADGGIRYSGDIGKALAAGASSVMIGGLFAGTEESPGEIELFQGRSYKSYRGMGSLGAMEKGSKDRYFQDASDADKLVPEGIEGRVPVRGPLSGVVHQLMGGLRATMGYVGCATVEQMRSQPQFVKVTGAGQRESHVHDVQITKEPPNYRAG; encoded by the coding sequence ATGCTCCGCATCCTGGCTGAAGCACTGACGTACGACGACGTTTCCCTCGTCCCCGCGCATTCCGTCGTCCTGCCCAAGGACGTTTCGCTGGAAACGCGCCTCACCCGCGACCTCCGCATCCGTCTGCCGATCGCTTCGGCGGCAATGGACACCGTGAGTGAAGCGCGCCTTGCCGTCGCAATGGCGCAGCTGGGTGGCATTTCCATCATCCACAAGAACATGACCGCGCAGGCGCAGGCCTCGCAGGTGGCGTGGGTGAAGAATTTCGAAGCCGGGGTGATCCGCGACCCGTTCACCGTGGGGCCCGACACTAGCATTGGCGAGGTGCTCAAGCTCACCCGCGCGCGCAACATTTCCGGAGTTCCGGTGGTCGACGAGTCCGGTCACCTGGTCGGCATCGTCACCGGCCGTGACATGCGCTTCGAGAAGAAGCTGGACGATCCGATCCGCCACATCATGACCAAGAAGGAAAAACTGGTCACGGTGAAGGAAGGCGCCAGCGACGACGAGGTGATGGGTCTGCTGCACAAGCACCGCATCGAGAAGGTGCTGGTGGTCAACGACGACTTCGAGCTGCGCGGCCTCATCACCGTCAAGGACATCCAGAAGAAGTCCGACAACCCCAACGCCGCCTACGACGCCAGCGAGCGGCTGCTGGTCGGCGCCGCGGTCGGCGTGGGCGGCGACACCGAGCAGCGCGTGGAAGCGCTGGTGGCGGCTGGCGTGGACGTGGTGGTGGTGGACACCGCGCATGGCCATTCGCAAGGCGTGATCGAACGCGTGGCCTGGGTCAAGAAGCGCTTCCCGCAGGTGCAGGTGGTGGGCGGCAACATCGTCACCGGCGATGCCGCGCTGGCGCTGATGGACGCGGGCGCGGATGCGGTCAAGGTGGGCGTCGGCCCCGGATCGATCTGCACCACCCGCATCGTGGCCGGCGTCGGCGTGCCGCAGATCACCGCCATCGACATCGTGGCCAGCGCGCTGCAGGACCGCATCCCGCTGATCGCAGACGGCGGCATCCGCTACTCCGGCGACATCGGCAAGGCGTTGGCCGCGGGTGCGTCCAGCGTGATGATCGGCGGCCTGTTCGCCGGTACCGAGGAGTCGCCGGGCGAGATCGAGCTGTTCCAGGGGCGCAGCTACAAGAGCTACCGCGGCATGGGCAGTCTGGGCGCGATGGAGAAGGGCTCGAAGGACCGTTACTTCCAGGACGCGTCCGACGCCGACAAGCTGGTGCCGGAGGGCATCGAGGGCCGCGTCCCCGTGCGCGGCCCGCTGTCCGGGGTGGTGCACCAGCTGATGGGCGGCCTGCGCGCGACCATGGGCTACGTGGGCTGCGCGACCGTCGAGCAGATGCGCAGCCAGCCGCAATTCGTCAAGGTGACCGGCGCGGGCCAGCGCGAGAGCCACGTCCACGACGTGCAGATCACCAAGGAACCGCCGAACTACCGGGCCGGGTGA
- the folD gene encoding bifunctional methylenetetrahydrofolate dehydrogenase/methenyltetrahydrofolate cyclohydrolase FolD: protein MTARILDGKRIADALLDSLKAQVDARLAAGKSRPGLAVVLVGSDPASSVYVRNKKRAAEKVGIQAFDYDLPAGTGEAELVALIDRLNADPRVHGILIQLPLPGIRDASALIERIHPDKDVDGFHPQNVGHLALRQFGLRPCTPRGITTLLAWTDRPVRGQSATIVGVSNHVGRPMGQELLIAGCTVTSCHKFTPMDVLKRHVGDADILVVAAGKPGLIPGEWVKEGAVVIDVGINRLDDGRLVGDVGYEEAAKRASWITPVPGGVGPMTVATLMQNTLEAAELADAKG from the coding sequence ATGACCGCAAGAATCCTTGATGGAAAACGCATCGCCGACGCGCTCCTCGACAGCCTGAAGGCGCAGGTGGACGCGCGCCTGGCCGCCGGCAAGTCGCGGCCCGGCCTTGCGGTGGTGCTGGTGGGCAGCGATCCGGCGTCATCGGTGTACGTGCGCAACAAGAAGCGCGCCGCCGAAAAAGTGGGCATCCAGGCCTTCGACTACGACTTGCCCGCGGGCACCGGCGAAGCCGAGCTGGTGGCGCTGATCGACCGGCTCAACGCCGACCCGCGGGTGCACGGCATCCTGATCCAGCTGCCGCTGCCGGGCATCCGCGACGCCAGCGCGCTGATCGAACGCATCCACCCCGACAAGGACGTGGATGGCTTCCACCCGCAGAACGTCGGCCATCTGGCGCTGCGCCAGTTCGGCCTGCGCCCGTGCACGCCGCGCGGCATCACCACCCTCCTGGCTTGGACCGACCGGCCGGTGCGCGGACAGAGCGCGACCATCGTCGGCGTGTCCAACCACGTCGGCCGTCCGATGGGGCAGGAGCTGCTGATCGCCGGCTGCACGGTGACCAGCTGCCACAAGTTCACCCCGATGGACGTGCTCAAGCGCCATGTCGGCGACGCCGACATCCTGGTGGTGGCCGCCGGCAAGCCCGGCTTGATCCCCGGCGAGTGGGTGAAAGAAGGCGCGGTGGTCATCGACGTCGGCATCAACCGTCTGGACGATGGCCGGCTGGTTGGCGACGTAGGCTATGAAGAGGCGGCCAAGCGCGCCAGCTGGATCACGCCCGTGCCGGGCGGGGTAGGGCCGATGACGGTCGCCACGCTGATGCAGAACACGCTCGAGGCCGCGGAGCTGGCGGACGCGAAGGGCTGA
- the bamB gene encoding outer membrane protein assembly factor BamB encodes MDKRGFLRTLVVAALAMAMLSGCSSVKNMFGGRNKDKTGEPAKLVDFTPSASVNKLWSTSVGKGEDLLGIGQQPAVLDGHVYAAAVDGGVSAYALSTGAQLWHYESKKARLGGGPGAGDGLVVVGGLEGEVVALNAADGQEKWTAKVGNEVLSAPAIAGGMVFVHSNDGRVTAFDAGTGARRWFHSVESPALTVRGTAGITLGPGILFVGGDNGTLTALNMNDGNVLWSTPVAEADGRTELERMADVDAAPVLEGTTLFASSYKGRTVAIDGPSGQVMWTSDHGGARGAAVSNSAVVVTDKGGMVVGLDKNSGGALWQQSGLANRNVSAPAVQGDYAVVGDLDGVLHWLRLNDGAFAARSKMGDAIVGRPVVADGILVVQSRDGKLAAFALQ; translated from the coding sequence ATGGACAAGCGAGGTTTCCTGCGCACTCTGGTCGTCGCCGCGCTGGCGATGGCGATGCTTTCCGGCTGCAGTTCGGTCAAGAACATGTTCGGCGGGCGCAACAAGGACAAGACTGGCGAGCCCGCCAAGCTGGTCGACTTCACCCCTTCCGCCAGCGTCAACAAGCTGTGGTCGACGTCAGTCGGGAAGGGCGAGGACCTCCTCGGCATCGGCCAGCAGCCGGCGGTCCTGGACGGCCACGTCTACGCTGCGGCGGTTGACGGTGGTGTCAGCGCCTATGCGCTTTCCACCGGCGCCCAGCTGTGGCACTACGAATCCAAGAAGGCGCGCCTGGGGGGCGGCCCCGGTGCAGGCGACGGACTGGTCGTGGTTGGTGGCCTGGAAGGCGAGGTCGTGGCGCTGAATGCCGCCGATGGCCAGGAGAAGTGGACGGCCAAGGTCGGCAACGAAGTCCTGTCCGCGCCGGCGATCGCTGGCGGCATGGTGTTCGTGCATTCCAACGACGGCCGGGTCACCGCCTTCGACGCCGGAACCGGCGCACGCCGCTGGTTCCATAGCGTCGAATCACCGGCGCTGACCGTGCGCGGCACCGCCGGCATCACCCTTGGCCCGGGCATCCTGTTCGTCGGTGGCGACAATGGCACCCTGACCGCCCTGAACATGAACGACGGCAACGTGCTGTGGTCGACGCCGGTCGCCGAGGCTGACGGCCGGACCGAGCTCGAGCGCATGGCCGACGTGGATGCGGCGCCGGTGCTTGAAGGCACCACGCTTTTCGCCAGCAGCTACAAGGGCCGTACCGTCGCCATCGATGGTCCCAGCGGGCAGGTGATGTGGACCAGCGACCACGGTGGCGCGCGCGGCGCAGCTGTCAGTAACTCGGCGGTGGTCGTGACCGACAAGGGCGGCATGGTGGTCGGCCTGGACAAGAACAGCGGCGGCGCCCTGTGGCAGCAGTCTGGGTTGGCCAACCGCAATGTGTCCGCACCGGCGGTGCAGGGCGATTATGCGGTGGTCGGCGACCTCGACGGCGTGCTGCACTGGCTGCGGCTCAATGATGGTGCGTTCGCAGCGCGCAGCAAGATGGGCGACGCGATTGTCGGCAGGCCGGTGGTCGCCGATGGCATCCTGGTGGTGCAAAGCAGGGACGGCAAGCTGGCTGCGTTCGCGCTGCAGTGA
- the tadA gene encoding tRNA adenosine(34) deaminase TadA: MTDLQSTDERWMRRALALAERARDEDDEIPVGAVVVDADGNVVGEGWNRNIAECDPSAHAEIVAMRRAGAALGNHRLIGCTLYVTLEPCAMCAMAMVHARVARVVFGAFDPKTGAAGSVFDLLADPRHNHRVEVAGGVLADIAGPMLTAYFRARRGKGGA, from the coding sequence ATGACCGACCTCCAGTCCACCGACGAACGCTGGATGCGCCGTGCGCTGGCGCTGGCCGAGCGAGCGCGCGACGAGGACGACGAGATCCCGGTCGGTGCGGTGGTTGTGGATGCCGACGGCAACGTCGTCGGCGAGGGCTGGAACCGCAACATCGCGGAATGCGATCCGAGCGCGCATGCCGAGATCGTGGCGATGCGACGCGCCGGCGCGGCCCTCGGCAATCATCGTTTGATCGGCTGCACGCTGTACGTGACTCTGGAGCCCTGCGCGATGTGCGCGATGGCGATGGTGCACGCCCGCGTGGCGCGGGTCGTGTTTGGTGCGTTCGATCCCAAGACGGGTGCGGCCGGCAGCGTGTTCGACCTGCTGGCCGATCCGCGCCACAACCATCGCGTCGAGGTGGCCGGCGGCGTACTGGCCGATATCGCCGGCCCGATGCTGACCGCCTATTTCCGCGCTCGCCGGGGCAAGGGCGGCGCCTGA